AGGTAGTACCACAAGCCCTTGGCATGGTATGTCCAGCCAGGCTTTTCGTACTCGAAGAAGTTGACGCGATGGTTTTGCTGCCGGCGCACCAGACTCTCGTAGAAGCTCTTGGCTATCAGCGTATATGCGGCGGGAATGCCTCCAGCGGGTCCCTTGGCGCCCTGAAAGCCATTCGCCTGGAAAGAATACATTTTACAATCATCAATAAATCAAGAAATAAATCGTTACTTACATTGGGATGCGCCATTAGGATGCTGCACTTTGCCAGGCACTTGTGCGTGATGGTGTCCATGTACTCCTGCGTCAGGTTGAAGTAGCCAGTGGCCAGCTTGAGCCGCGACCCGGCCACGCAGTTGGAGAGCAGGCGCTTCGTGACGACGCTGTCGTGGTGGATGCCAATCTGGCCCATCTCCATCAGCGGAAACACCCAGGTGTCCGCCTGCGGATTAAGTTCCTTCGCCCGCGCTTGCCGCTCGAACGTCTCCTGCACAAAGTCTGCGATCCGCTGCTTGGCCAGCTGGATAAACTGCTCCTTGGTGCCTTCGTACGGGAGGATGCGCCAGTTGCGATGCAGTCCCTCGCTGGCATCTGGAGCCACCGCCAGACTGAACTCCTGCACCCGCTCGATGAACTGAGCGTAAAAGTCCGCCAGCGGCTTGTCCTCGATGAGTATGTAACGATCCTGGCGGTTGGTGAAGTAATCGTTGGACAGATTGGCCCCCGAAATGATCACCGCATCGTCGAAGAGGTAGACCTTCATGTGCTGCAGCCCGAGAAGCTCGTTCCAACGCGGCGGCGCCAGGCGCTTGGTCATCCCTCGCAGATCGGGCGTGTGGTACAGCGAGAGCTGCACCTGGCTGGCAAAGTCGCGCACCAGCGGCAGTAGCATGGTCTTGGAGTTGAGGGCGCCACGGGTACCGCGTGTAAAGTCCAGGAGCACGTTCAGCCGCAGCGCCGACTC
Above is a genomic segment from Drosophila kikkawai strain 14028-0561.14 chromosome 3R, DkikHiC1v2, whole genome shotgun sequence containing:
- the PGS1 gene encoding CDP-diacylglycerol--glycerol-3-phosphate 3-phosphatidyltransferase, mitochondrial; the encoded protein is MLYLRRLFSQELAPVAQCDFIGCLQQTPNLLASAGFTGAPALESLTWLHNLAPCFPLRGDQIQVIHEPQHFYETLVQRIARAKRRIVLASLYLGTGQLESAVVQTLRHSLQAESALRLNVLLDFTRGTRGALNSKTMLLPLVRDFASQVQLSLYHTPDLRGMTKRLAPPRWNELLGLQHMKVYLFDDAVIISGANLSNDYFTNRQDRYILIEDKPLADFYAQFIERVQEFSLAVAPDASEGLHRNWRILPYEGTKEQFIQLAKQRIADFVQETFERQARAKELNPQADTWVFPLMEMGQIGIHHDSVVTKRLLSNCVAGSRLKLATGYFNLTQEYMDTITHKCLAKCSILMAHPNANGFQGAKGPAGGIPAAYTLIAKSFYESLVRRQQNHRVNFFEYEKPGWTYHAKGLWYYLPEARLPNLTLIGSSNFGERSVNRDLETQVCLVTANKDLSQRLQAEADRLYDLSQTAEREIVQRQVPRWVQAVVRIFRNFF